A genomic region of Bacillota bacterium contains the following coding sequences:
- a CDS encoding glycosyltransferase yields MGWWRHPGRSRPGPGSRFPGEAAAGSLDFRAAGLQRGRGPVGGAGPPYAGGVVGAARLRDEGNSVAAAPWDAGARGSPPPGAALPLADPVPPDGATPGAAPVAAPGGVWVLIPARNEADRVAATVRAARAVPGVDGVVVVDDGSRDGTAEEAGAAGARVLRLLRPRGKGGALEAGLELLEGHAPRAVLLLDADLGAGAGRAGALLEHLGPQGADMAVGALPSRPGKGGLGLVRRLAAWGIRLLAGWRLAAPLSGQRAIRWPALARLRPLEPGFGVEVGLALAAARHGLRVVEVELDLEHRSTGRDLAGFLHRGRQGWAVLRALARAGVGLRRRNP; encoded by the coding sequence ATGGGTTGGTGGCGCCATCCCGGCCGCTCCCGGCCTGGGCCCGGGAGCCGGTTTCCGGGGGAGGCGGCGGCCGGTAGCCTGGATTTCCGGGCGGCAGGGTTGCAGCGCGGGCGCGGTCCTGTCGGGGGGGCCGGGCCGCCGTACGCGGGCGGCGTTGTCGGGGCGGCACGGCTGCGGGACGAGGGGAACTCCGTCGCCGCCGCGCCGTGGGATGCCGGTGCGAGGGGCAGCCCACCGCCAGGTGCCGCCCTACCGCTGGCTGACCCGGTGCCGCCCGACGGCGCAACCCCAGGCGCCGCCCCGGTGGCGGCCCCCGGCGGGGTCTGGGTGCTGATCCCCGCCAGGAACGAGGCCGACAGGGTGGCGGCGACCGTGCGTGCTGCCCGGGCCGTACCGGGGGTGGACGGGGTGGTGGTGGTGGACGACGGCTCCCGAGACGGCACGGCTGAGGAGGCTGGGGCGGCTGGGGCCCGCGTGCTGAGGCTTCTCCGTCCCCGGGGCAAGGGAGGGGCGCTGGAGGCGGGCCTGGAGCTGCTGGAGGGGCACGCTCCCCGAGCCGTGCTCCTGCTCGACGCCGACCTGGGGGCCGGCGCGGGGCGGGCTGGCGCCCTGCTGGAGCACCTCGGGCCTCAAGGCGCCGACATGGCCGTCGGCGCCCTGCCCAGCCGGCCCGGGAAGGGTGGGCTGGGCCTGGTGAGGCGTCTGGCGGCTTGGGGCATCCGGCTGCTGGCAGGGTGGCGCCTCGCTGCGCCGCTCTCGGGCCAGAGGGCCATAAGGTGGCCGGCCCTGGCCCGGCTGCGCCCGCTGGAGCCGGGCTTCGGGGTCGAGGTGGGGCTGGCCCTGGCTGCGGCCCGCCACGGGCTCAGGGTGGTGGAGGTGGAGCTGGACCTGGAGCACCGCTCTACGGGGCGGGACCTGGCTGGCTTTCTCCACCGGGGACGGCAGGGCTGGGCGGTGCTCCGGGCTCTGGCCAGGGCGGGGGTGGGCCTCCGGAGGCGGAATCCGTGA